The DNA window gtgtttgtgtgaatttgtAAAAGATTAAAtctttcacaaaaacaatataaatgaataaattttTCCGAATCATCCGTCATGACACTAGAATTTTTTACTTTTGCCTGAAGGAGTTTGGGTAATACAATTTGGTCAAATCATACCCTGCAGTTCATACCTATCTATCCTCTGCTTTTTGACTGCGTACTATGTTAAATTATACGTCACTTGAGCATTTAATATGTTGGGTACTTATACTGTACGTTGTGCTACTTAGATGTTGAGTGTGTTGCTTATATTGTCAAATTGAAAATGGTCAAAAACACAAGTCACAGTGTTTTCAAATCAGCCCTACTAAAGATCTAAATGTATGAAGAATATatagtttttgtttgtcttcttggtttttctttgttgttgtttttcatttaaaagggACAGTGTAGATTAATTCATGGTTCATATAAATGTTCCAGAATTAGTCTCCTAGATTAATTTTCACCTGCAGTCCCGGGCAGGTTGTTGTTAAAACGAGAACACCCAAATCCAACACAATGAAGTATTCAAATTCAAAAGGCCTAATTTGAATCATGTTTGTAGCCTAAATGTCCTTTGAGAACTACGCACGAACCTGGCTCcagaggatatcagaggacatgtAGGCCAAAAACATGGTTTCTAATTTAAATGTCGGGGTTCtgaacacttggatgacaccacattgtagtatggaggcattttaccTTTGAAGAATGGGTTACTGTTTACTTCAATTTTTTGATTTGGCTGTAATGctgtttaaccctgaaactccaaaagtatttcttggactcacacacttcactCACCCCTCCCTCGGTCTAGTTGTAGATAATGAGTTAATTTTCATTTGGGCGTTAAACTATACCTTTAACTTGGGTTTTTAAACTGAGTTGTGAATATATTATTATAGATAAATGTTAATTCACTACTTCTAATCTTCTCTCACAGTCATACAAATAATCAGTTGACCCCGGATAGGATGACGACAGCAGCAACTACAGTTTGATTCCTGGATGAACTAAAATCCTCCTTTCATCACTGACTCTGTGTTTACAGCAGCAtgtagcgccccctaaaggctGTCTCTGTCATCTCCGCCAGCAGGGGGCGGCATACTCAGACTGCACAGCCGGAAACAGCTCGCGTGGACCCTTCATTGGCGCATGCGCGGCCTTCATTCTTCCTTTCCGAAATCCGAGCGAAAGAGACAAGATGGGCCACCAGCAGCTGTACTGGAGTCACCCCAGAAAGTTCGGTCAGGGATCCCGTTCCTGGTCAGTTCTGAGCGTGAATCGGTTAAACATCCTCTTATGAACAGGAAATATCCGGgttgaatgtgtttgttgaCTCGGATACTTGGTAATTTAGCCGCGGACTCCCACCGCATGGGAGCGGATACACAGCCAACATGGCGGCGGAGGCTGCGTTAGCATCGAGTTAGCTTAGCGGTGCTACAGCGGTGTGGAGGCCGCCGCGCACGGTAGTCGAAATGAAGCTTCCCCCGCTGAAATTAAGTCGGTGTGTGTTGTGAAAACCAAGAGACGCGGGTGTTCAATGTGCATCCGGTCTCTTAGCACCGCGCTGCTAACTTGTTAAACTCCAAATTCTGAGTTGAGCTAAGCTAGCGTTAGCCTCTGTGATCGGGCTGGAGCACAGCGATCCTACCCGGTGTCGACCTGTTGTGCACATCCCTCTGTGTAGCTGGATGAATGGAAGCTGCAGTCATAACTCTACTGTTAATATGAATAATTAACCGATCccttgtttccttttctctttcagccGGGTTTGCTCGAACAGACACGGTCTCATCCGTAAATACGGGCTGAACATGTGCCGCCAGTGCTTCAGGCAGTACGCTAAAGACATCGGCTTCGTCAAGGTAACAACTACTGACCATTTAAAAACGTATGATCTGTTTCTGTGTTACGTTAAGCAGCATCTGTCGTCATTGGGGTTGGTGAAGGCTGCCGCCAAGCTTTGAGGAAGTCGTAGAGATTCCCTGTCAACAGTGACATCTCGAGTTCCTTTGTAGTGTTGATTTGTAAAATCTTTGACTGTAAGAAACCTTTTGAAACGTACAATTTATTTGTTGGAAATCTGCTCTTGAGAATTGATTTGTGTGTACATTTGCTAAAACCCAGCCTCCTAGTAAAGAGTTTGGCTGATTATCAGTCTAAAGTAGATTGTCTGATCCTATGAATTTCTAGGAACAGCCGTCTTTGATGTCATTATTGATGCCTTTATTCTTCTGTTCACGCAGATGGACTAGATCTCTTGTGCCGACGCGTCCTCAGATGGGTCATCGGATCTCTGGAGCACCGGCCGAGACGATGGGGATAATTCAgcactgaaaataaatgtgtttttttgtccaaaccttaattgttttgtgtgtttatgcatcGCTCTCTGCACGTTACACAGACATGGTGGTACTGGTTGGTGAAATGCAGGAAAGATGGGAACTGAGGATATAGTTGAGTGTCACAATATAAAAGTAGTGACTTATCTAAAATACTAAAAATGTGAATCGCTGATAGAGATATACATATCTAAGACATAAAATTCCTAAAGGATGTTATGAGTGTGCTGTGAACAACAATTTGAGAAGTTATACGTAACTTGATGGGTCTATTTGTATACGGTTTAGATCATAGAAAATAAGTTAGAAGAACCACTGTACGTGAAAGTCAAAACATGGGTGCTACTGGAATAGTTTGTCTATGGTTCCATTTCTATCTACCTGACCTGGTCCACATATTTCTACTAAGCTATTTGTTAATGGTGTTGATTTAGATGCTGTGATGGGTCTTGATGCATATAAATAGTAATGACGGCACATTGTCTGGCCTGTTGCCACATAGCTTTACTTTAAGGACagggtgtttttttaaacttgtgtaGCATCACATCTTAAAAGGTGTTTTTCTCTTATTACTCAGCAGCGACACTATTTAGGGTCTGCACACCGTCGAGCTGCTCTCTGTGGGCACTCAAGTAAGAGAATACGTAAGGGGTATTACACAGAAGAACAAGTAAGAGATGGATAGTTTCTTCCAATAAAACTGGAACCAATCCATACCAGTATACAATATTTAAACGTATCTCAAATTTGTGATCAAATAGGCATATTTCATACACAAGTCTTACAAATTGATTTGCTTTGACTCTGTACAAGAAATTAAGTTGTGATACTGATCACGGAGACTGCATCAATATAAACTGCAGTGCACGAAAGAACTGATTAACTTTTATTAGATAAAGAGATTCATTTCCAAGTCAGCGTGGATCCACATGAAACAACATGGCCCCCTTTACATCCCAGAAATTGGCGACACGCTGAGATATTGGTCTCATTCAAAATTAATGAAATCGGAAGGTCCCCTGCAGTGTGGCTAATTGCATCGTGCCAGTGACTTGGGTTACCAAACTTTAAATAATGaatcagctcagcagcagcagcgtggcaGGTGGGATTCTGCAGATGATCCGTATATAGACATTGTTGAGGATTTACTgaagtcatttttatttttcctctggcGTAAACACAGAAGGTTGAAGCACTAGATGGCAGCATGACTTCACATTCATGATGCAGGGCTGGTGACAATGGAAAGTGTTGCACAATAGCACTTAGAAATGGCATTACTGCAATCACCTATTTCGTTTTATCCACTATCAGTTATGTTTATGGaagtttaattaaaaggctTGTTGGCCACATGGAAAACAGTTAAGAAATTAATTCACAGGTAGATGatgtgaaaataatgaaaatgaaaatatttgacTCATGTCATCTATATAAACTGTTAATAGGATTTTAATTTTAcaaataatttgacatttattttgattcatACGTTTAAATCATGTGTCACAGGTTtgatgttttctcctgtttaaaCCAAGGCCACACAAATGAACCATAAGTACAGCAAAGGGGAGGTTTAACAAACATAGGCGTACAATCTCAGGTGTGCAGAATCGCAGAGGCAGTATCTTTTATGATGATGCACAGAAGAAGTAATGTGTGTCCAAAAATAACAAGTGCTGAGGAAATGACATGTATGATGAACCAACAGGAAACGGATACATATGACATGCAGAGGAGGACGTACTTTACATATTAGATCCAGCAAGCTATTCATAATGTGAGGAGTCAAATTTCATTATCCCATGAAAAGCTCGAGATGGAAGCACAGTCTGTGAGGCTGGGTGCTTTGCTGGGTGCACGATGTCTGTGTGCATCAAATATGTATGTATTGTGTTGTGTAAGCACTCACTCATATGCATAAAAAGGAGTTGGTGTGAACACAGGCTGGTGGAGGCTGCATCTGTTTGGACAGGGAATTGAACACACGAGTGCTGCATCAGTCCGCTCTGCAGGCGGGTGGAAGGTGTTGTCTTTGATGTTCGCCTCAGTCTCAGTCCCAGCTGTGTATTAATGCTCTTGTTATTCTGCCTCCTCGGAGCGACAGCATCAAGACAACTGACTGATAAGACAGGATGAGACGTTTGTTTCATCCAAACTCAGCCCTTTTAGGAACTTTCTATAAAAAAACTGCTGTATTTAAATAACAGAGGAAAAGCTAGTCTATGTGTTGCAAGAAAAGAATATATGAAACAATTTCCCAAGTCATGATTGCATTTGCTACTTCAGTTTGCTGCAATTGACATACGCCacttgtgaagaaaaaaaaagatgaacaaaATCAAGGAACcagtcaaatcaaatttaaagttTGAATGTGAAATTAACTCTGagtttctttctccttctcagTAGGTTTGTCCAAAATCTTCTTCCAGAATCATCTTGGGGAACGACTTGTTATGACAGTCGTTCCTTCCTGAAACGTTTAAACATTCATTAAAAGCTACAGTTCCACCTCTGAGACGCAATCAAGGCTGGATCCAACTTTCAGATAATGGCAACACATCAGTCTCTTAACAGGCAAATTCTGTTTCTAACCACATTTTTGCATGAACATATGACTTTTGTTTGCCACATGAGGGCAGGAGAACTCCTCAACTGGCATATGCATACATACTATCACCTTGATAAGTTGGAGACACATGCTTATTTATAAATCTTACTGACATGTGGTAATATTGCcattgatttaaagttatgttttcCATCGCTGTCTAAATACTAGAATGGCCCTCAGAGCGCACAACTCTGGCAAGTCTttataaatagaaaaacataaacaaaatggTAACACATTTTTGTATAAACACGTCTTTGTTTTGGCCACATGGGGGCAGAATAACTCCTCAGCCTGCTAACAGATACACATGATTCACATACAATCACTGCGTATTTATACACCAACCTAACATGTAGTTACATGAGCTTTAATAACAGTTATGTTTCTTATCATAATCCAAATTTAAACTCAGCCATTTTGCCAATGACTTGATCAAATATGTTGActttttttcaccattttcacTTACTTGATCTGTTATACATTTAGTTtatcagagtttttttttttgaaaacagcttttacctgttaaaaaggaaAAGGGCTTAAAAGGTTTTCCAGTGATTTAGCACAGCCACTCAGTAAGGTCGGGGGGGTCACAGAGGCAAAtaaaacaccaacaacaaaaagatggTGGATATTGAGGCAGCAGATGCAGAGGTCACTTTAGTCTATGATAAGTGCCAAAAGCTGGATCCCAcagttcccataatgcaacttgaCTGAAGCTTTTATGTACTTTATGTTCTTTCATATGTTCCCTTAAACTTTTGAAATTTCCTGCTCAGCCAGGGATAGACTAATGACATCAGTAAGTGTGAAGGCCATTAGACTAAAGCACGAAGCTGAAAGCTGTGGGCTAACAACATGATAACCAGTGAGCTACCAAGGTCACATGGTAAATCATCTTTTGAGATTTTCTCAACACAAATAATATGGCTTTGTTAATTTTCAAATACAGATAATAAAGTTTGGTTGGTCCTTGTTGTTGAGACAGGAGCGCTCCCATGTTTTTGGCCCTGAGTGAATAACAAGCTCCAGGGGGGACGTCCATGTTGGGACCATCAGTTGCTCATGCTGAGCTTTAACAAGCTTCCTAATATAATCACATTACTGTGTGCTCAACTTGTGGTTATAAGCACATCTCAACATAGAAAGCGAACCTGAATGAGACGCTACAGTCCGAGCAATAAGAGGTGACCGCCCATGTGAAGGCCTTGGACCCAACGTCTCAGCGCTGCTCAGGCCGAGGGCTCACATCCATCTCCAAGATCATAGGGAAAATAAGTGGGCCGCAAATGCTGTGGTGCACAGTTGGCATGGAAACATCCCCGTGGAATTGCCTGTTTTCAATTGTTGGACCAAAAGAGCTACTTCTTGGAACAAGGTTCCCTAAAAAGTGCTGTGAACAAACACAGGCCTCATCCAAAGCTCTCCATTAGTTTTGATTGAGTGGGGTCAGCGTCGACTGAGTCATAgcgaaaagaaagaaagaaaatcgaataaaacaaattctgcaGCCAGCGGAAGAACGAATAACGGAAAGagagtttcatttaaaaaatgagcATCAGTAAATAAAGGAGCAGTTTATTCTCATTGTGAAATTATACAGAGACTATAGTGTAAGCAGCACTTAGTAATTACCCGATGTTTTCTTCATGATGCCCCTTCGGGCATTAGTGAGTATGATGGCTAAAACAATCTAAAAAAATACATccatttattctatttttagtAATATGCCGTTAGCCACAAAAATTAGCAGACTGCAGGGTTTTCCCGCTGTTTCTAAGGCCCCCCCCTGAGACGTTAGACGTGCACGGCACAGACGCTTTATTACCGCCCAGTACAGAGCACCTGGCTGACTCAGTTGTTCCAGTCAAGTAGCTGCTAACTCTCAAACCGCCGTGGCATAAGCCTCCTGAATTTAGCTTTAGATGACTTGAGCAAACATTCATTTCTCTGAAGATTTCAAGGGAAGAACAGGAAAACAGAGGCTCGCTCCAGCTGCTGAGCACGGTCCGGACTTTATTCCCCCCCCAGTCGACTGTGGGGTCCATATCGCACCACAGAGGAACGTGCAGTCCATCTATCTTCGGGCTAATGACACGTGAAATGATGAAGAGTCGGTATTGCCAGCAGCCCGTGAAAGACTCGCCAAAGTAAAAGCATATGACTGTTTCATGGTTGATTTGTCGCGGCACGGGCACACGTGTTATTAATAACACTCATGGTGGCTGTTCTACGTTATAGGTGAGCTAGTTCCGTCGTCCTGTTGCAGTTTGGCTCAATGAAGCTTACAAGGACATTTACATGGAACAGAGCCACTATTAGTGTTGTTAGTTACACTTGCTCTTTACCTGCTGTGACAGGTCAAAATGGCTGCCGTGTAAGAGGATCTACTAGGATGTGTTTTCTAGTCCAGAAGAGGTTGAAATCCGTTCAGTGAGTGTTTTTTGTTACTTTCTTGCATCAAGAACTTAAACGGTCAATGTGCAGAATATactgacacctagtggtgaagaGTTTcaggttgcagctgaatacccctctcCTGACCATCCCCTTCCAAACCTCTGGTTgccttcagttgtcatgaaaactcaaaaagtgtttagtttgtccagtgtgagctactgtagaaaacatggctgcctccgtacagaggacccgctcctgatgtaaatagtatttcaatataaatggTCTATTCTAGGTTAAAACCCTGAGTTCCACTGGATCATAGCAAAACTACTTGTGATGATATGGCAAGAAGATGGCAGGCAGGAACACCaccaacaaaagaaaagagagtcAATGAAGTAAAACCAATAAATGTACAGAATgggaaaaatttaatttaaggaGAACTTTGTCAAAACGCCTACACTCTTCCGTTGGTATTTGCCTGTAAAAGAACGAGATGAAAGTTGAAACCAGCCTCGTCTTGCGTCTCAGACTTGGAACCGCAGCTTTTAATGAATGTTTAAACATTTCAGGAACTGAGATAACATGAAGTTCCTGGAGATGACATTCAAAGATGTTATGAAAAATACAGAGAATGAGAAAGAAACTCATGGATTATAAGTAAAATTGCCTAATAGctaatataaattataaaaaagaataaatcagAATTTAGCTCACTGGGTGAAGAATGGACCTAATTCCCTTCGCCTGTATGTTGATCACACCCTCGGAGTCAACAGACCTGAGAGCAGTGTATCGAACCCTGAAGCTCAAACAGCTGTACTGTATAAACAAAGAAATTACATAATGAATATTAATAGCTGGGATCTGCTCGAGGACTGAAGAATGTGTCACCTCACTTCAGAGTCAGGTGGAGTATCTGCACTCAAATACCTCTCAGCAACTGTGTAATTCTCACAAGTGAAGTAATGACAGAAAACTTTATCTTTAAAGCGACTTTTGAACACAGTTACAAGGCGATTAGCAAGTTAAAAAGGAAACAGTCAATGAGGAAACAATGAAAACCATTTAAAAGCAATTGGAAGATCAGAAATCTGAAATGATCTTTACAGACGagtaaaagagtaaaaacaatATAAGATATAGGTTATAAAATGATTGAAATGGACAGTATGATCAGAACTATATTATAGCACAcctataaaaatgtgtcttcaaGAGGGACATTTCATTTAAGAGGATATGGAGTTTAACTGACGAATCTCCTCAGGGAGATGGAGCCAAAGAGTGGGAGCCTCTGTGGAATCAGGTCAAAGGATTGAAGTCCAGAATGGGCCTTCATAGTCagcaataaaatgttttaactcAATTCTAAAATCGAGTGGAAGTGTATGAATAGAAGCCACAGTCACTACAGGGATATACTCTCTTTTATCAGATTCGTGGACGAGTCTGGCTGCCGTGTTGATTTATGTCGACTCTGTTGTcttaaaaagatgaaaagagatCCGAAATTATCCAAATGAGGGAATACGAAGGCCCGACTTACGATCTCTAGGTTTCATCTTGATAAAAACATGCTGATCCTTGAGGGTTTGAGAGTTGTGATCCAGAGACGAGCGTTGCTCTCCAAATCCGACTGATAGATCAAAGGATCCCGCATGCTATCAGTTAATTTCCTGGATCACGCCGTGCATGCAACTGAATCCATCAAACACAGCTGATGCACCATTAAAAAGACAGGTGGATGTTTTCTTTCAAAGCACTGGCTGCAGcgagtattgtttttttttttaacatgaacAGATGAAAGCTGCAACCCGAACATCACTTATTACTTCAGTCATCTCAGCAGACGCCTGATAGTTCTCCTCACTGTAGCTGGTGGGATTCAACATCTCATATATGGCCCCATCACTCTCCAGTCGAATAGCGCAGTCGATAAATCACTGTCTGCTTTTGCCTACACCCCGGTGAGGAGACGCTGCGAAACCGATTCACGCCTGCAGGGGCAGCGTTGCACCGTCAcgcggcagagagagagagcgagcgaggaggcaggagcagaggaaggtgATGAGACGTGAGGCCTCTCTGGGGAGGGAGCTCTTCagtcccagtggggagagaaatgagagagaTGCAGAATGGTAAGAAGCAACCTTGATCAGGCTGTCAGCTGCAGGCAGATCTAATTGAATAGGCCACGCCGCCGCGCCAtttgaagtgaaaaaaaaaggagcccAGCATAGGGCAGACACA is part of the Limanda limanda chromosome 18, fLimLim1.1, whole genome shotgun sequence genome and encodes:
- the rps29 gene encoding 40S ribosomal protein S29 — encoded protein: MGHQQLYWSHPRKFGQGSRSCRVCSNRHGLIRKYGLNMCRQCFRQYAKDIGFVKMD